A DNA window from Polyangium spumosum contains the following coding sequences:
- a CDS encoding SDR family oxidoreductase — MKMKDAIVLVTGSNRGLGRALLRVVLEAGARRVYAAARNPVQLEPLVAEARDRVVPLPLDITDPSSVAAAAAIASDVTVLINNAGVLVSSSITGSSADGVAAEFATNFFGTLAATKAFLPALERAGASGGAAVVNVLSIVSLANMPGIGAYSAAKAAAWSMTQALRAEVAKKNIRVHAALPGAIDTDMIRSFEIPKTSPEVVARGIVEGVEQGLDEILPDPNARDLFATWQRDPKALERTFASMLAM, encoded by the coding sequence ATGAAGATGAAAGATGCAATCGTGCTGGTGACCGGATCGAACCGCGGGCTCGGGCGCGCGCTTTTGCGCGTGGTCCTCGAGGCGGGCGCGCGTCGTGTCTACGCCGCGGCGCGAAATCCCGTGCAGCTCGAGCCGCTCGTCGCGGAGGCGCGCGACCGCGTGGTGCCGCTCCCGCTCGACATCACGGACCCGAGCTCGGTCGCCGCCGCGGCGGCCATCGCGTCCGATGTCACGGTGCTGATCAACAATGCGGGTGTGCTCGTCTCGTCGAGCATCACGGGGAGCAGCGCGGATGGGGTCGCGGCGGAGTTCGCGACGAATTTCTTCGGCACGCTCGCGGCGACGAAGGCCTTCCTGCCAGCGCTGGAGCGGGCGGGCGCGTCGGGCGGCGCGGCGGTCGTGAACGTGCTGTCGATCGTATCGCTCGCGAACATGCCGGGGATCGGCGCCTATTCCGCCGCGAAGGCCGCGGCCTGGTCGATGACGCAGGCCCTCCGCGCGGAGGTCGCGAAAAAGAACATCCGTGTCCACGCCGCCCTGCCAGGCGCGATCGACACGGATATGATCCGCTCGTTCGAGATACCGAAGACGAGCCCGGAGGTCGTGGCGCGGGGCATCGTCGAAGGCGTCGAGCAGGGGCTCGACGAGATTCTACCCGATCCCAACGCACGCGACCTCTTCGCGACGTGGCAGCGTGATCCCAAGGCGCTCGAACGGACGTTCGCGAGCATGTTGGCCATGTGA
- a CDS encoding LysR family transcriptional regulator: protein MTTFVRVIDGGSLSAAARAQRLSLPAVSRQLRALEAELGAALLVRSTRRLRVTDAGQRWYEHCVRVLRDIDDGREAVRSTQSARGTLVVSTSLTYGALVVIPRLRRLAEEHPQLVVDLRLEDQLVDLVGEGVDVAVRAGSPPPDSTAYIAQPLATMARVLVAAPKWLRKNGTPRTPLELARFDHLVQVTPAGSVVRWRLLREREEETPDVRARIRSNAPLALRDLALDGAGIAYLPDWLVETEIAQGRLRRVLPEWSSPPITAYAIYRAELRGAPRVQAFVNALARDGAPRATKIESRS from the coding sequence ATGACGACCTTCGTGCGCGTCATCGACGGCGGGAGCCTCTCTGCGGCTGCGCGCGCGCAGCGGCTCTCGTTGCCCGCCGTCAGCCGGCAGCTCCGCGCGCTCGAGGCGGAGCTCGGGGCCGCGCTCCTCGTCCGGTCGACGCGTCGCCTGCGCGTGACCGACGCCGGGCAGCGCTGGTACGAGCACTGCGTCCGCGTCCTCCGCGACATCGACGACGGACGCGAGGCGGTCCGGAGCACGCAGAGCGCTCGTGGCACGCTCGTCGTCAGCACGTCGCTCACGTACGGGGCGCTCGTCGTCATCCCGCGGCTCCGGAGGCTCGCGGAGGAGCACCCGCAGCTCGTCGTGGACCTGCGCCTCGAGGACCAGCTCGTCGACCTCGTCGGCGAGGGCGTCGACGTCGCCGTGCGCGCTGGATCGCCGCCGCCCGATAGCACCGCGTACATCGCGCAGCCGCTCGCCACCATGGCCCGCGTCCTCGTCGCCGCGCCGAAGTGGCTGCGCAAGAACGGGACGCCGCGCACGCCCCTCGAGCTCGCGCGCTTCGATCACCTCGTCCAGGTGACGCCGGCCGGCTCCGTCGTGCGCTGGAGGCTCTTGCGCGAGCGCGAGGAGGAGACCCCCGACGTGCGTGCTCGTATTCGTTCGAACGCGCCCCTCGCGCTGCGCGACCTCGCGCTCGACGGGGCGGGGATCGCGTACCTACCGGATTGGCTCGTCGAGACGGAGATCGCGCAAGGGCGGCTCCGGCGCGTGCTGCCGGAGTGGTCGTCGCCGCCGATCACCGCCTACGCGATCTACCGCGCCGAGCTCCGCGGTGCGCCACGGGTGCAGGCATTCGTGAACGCGCTGGCCCGGGATGGCGCGCCCCGCGCGACGAAAATCGAAAGCCGATCGTGA